From Oxyura jamaicensis isolate SHBP4307 breed ruddy duck chromosome 26, BPBGC_Ojam_1.0, whole genome shotgun sequence:
CTAATAAAACAGCAAGTTATGAATACCTAATAAAACAGCAAGCTGTGAGAACATACTCATGACACAGGCCTGAATTTATTagagataatattttttaacatttatttctttcatctcttctctttttgtcaATATAACATACTAAAGTGTTTAGCATTTTTCCTACataattcctttgttttccattttttcagttcagtaacCTTTTAAACCTGATCTTTTGGAAAAGCtggagaataaagaaaaaattcttaTAAGTGACCgctttttgtatgttttcagattttctccATTTATAAGAAGTTTTAAAGTGATGGAATGGCTGACTGGGATTCATTTTAGCTAACTCTGGCTGCATTCACATATGTCAAGCATAGTCAGAGAGGTTGACTTTCCATAAGTAGAGAGGCAACTCTCTAGCTTATACCTTATAGAAAACATGTTTAGAACTGGAAAAAAGGCTTCTCAGATGGACTATTATCTATCTATTTACTAACAGATTATAAAAGAAGCCTCAGTGAATAGGCCAAGAACTTCACTTAGAACCCAAGTGAAGGAAGATGAATCCCACACAGAATTATCTTCTCTAGCTCTGCAATGTTCCCAAACAATAGGAAAAAGCTACAGAttgtaaataaaagtgaaaaggCTGTGTTcaaattagaaaacagaaaaaggaaaataaagtttacaAAAGCAATATATAACAATTGCAATTTAAATGAGAATGaatcaaaatgtttaattccAAAACTACctctaaaaaataaactgaaaactcTACTTCtcaatgtaaacaaaacaaaacaaaacacaaggtCAACGGAACATATATGTGGCTTCTGCCTGGTGATCATGATTGTGGCATAGCTCCATGGTGGGGTGTGGGGGGCAAAATGTAAATCCATATGGAAATGCAGTTTTGAGGGTTCTTGTATAGTAATAACAGGAGCTAAACACAGTCTGTTATACAGTTTTACCTTCAGAATTTCTTGATGAGGTAACTAAGTAACATACTCTAGAAGAGCAATGTAGTACTTGTCGCTGTGCTACAGCCTGGGACTCTAAAGAAAGTCATCGCAGACAGCTACAGACCATGTCTTCATCTAGTTACCTACAGAACAATCTTGCTCACACTGAAAGCAGCCCACTAGACTTACCAACACTGGAATCAGCTTCAATGAAAGCTTCAagctctgcagcttctcctgggCCACAGTCATTGAGGGCTCTCACACGTAAGAAGTACAGCTCCCTGTTTTGCAGGCCTTTAACTGTGTAAGTGGTCGTCTCTATAGGAAGAACATTGCATTTGGTCCAGTCGAGGTTGTTAGAAGACCGTATCTCCACGTCATAGCCTTTCACATCATTCCCATCTTTTGCTTCGGGTCTCTTCCATGTTAGGGTGACACTAGTGCTGTCACTGCTGGTCACCGCCAGGTCCCTCACTTGACCTGGAGGTtctgaaaagataaattttatttaaactattGTTCTAGTATTCCTTCtctatcccccccccccccctttttttttcagttacagcATCACACAAGAAACCCTTCCATTCCTTCCTCATGAAGATAGAGGATTCTCACCCATGAAACATTCCCCAGTTATTTGATCTTTCTCTTTTACAAAGCACTTACAAACATTGCCTGTGCGATAACACCCCCAGTCTACATTCGGCTTTACATATTCCCAAGCCAGGATAGCAGCTGTTCACTTACTCGTGGAATCTCGAGCAAAGACGGGCTGTGACGGTGCACTGATATCTCCTACACCAGAAGCATTGACAGCTGCCACACAAAACTCATACTGCAGACCCTTCTTGAGATCGgtcattttcagtttcttatctgcagaatgaaaacaagcacGTTGGCTCAGGTGAGCAGTACTCCAACACGAAGTGGCAAGACAACAATGTTCTACTTTACTGCATCCATGCAGAACTACAGACTGAATAATTCTGAGGAGCCAAGTACAAATGCTGTCTCCAGTTCCCTTGCCCTTCCTTGTCCTAGTGTATACATACTGCTGATATGTGTTCATTGTattctctttcaaaacaaacagcctCTGAGAGCTATTATTAAGTTACAGAAAGGATATCAATTGTTTTTGCTCATGATATAAACCTAAAGTCTCCTGTACTACCAGGTAAGAGGTCCTAGTCTGCACCTGATGGATAATTGATAGCTATAGTCCAAACACATTTAGGAGCTTTTTTATATCACTTGTGTTTCTTTACCTTCCCTGCATTTTTAAGTTCCTCCCTGTCTAGTTCTTAGCATGAGGATTAAGGACAGTAGTCCTGCACATGAAATTAAGACTTCAGTTCCAGAGATTGAAGACATCAGTTTATCTACAAAGGAGCTACATCCCAAGATGCAGCAGCAATCTTCTCTACATTCTTCTCCAGCCATAGGCTTACACTTTCTAGAAAAGGTTATATACAGTTAAATGCCTGGAGAAGGTTTATAATCCAAGAGCTATATAagataaaaaggtaaaatttcaGACAGGGTTAATATGGTTGCAATAGGGACAATCAGCAGGCCAAGAactcaaaaggaaaagcactgaTGTGGAAAAGTATAAAGATACTACGCAGAAAGCAGGGAGACAGCATTGCTGCAAAGCATGTTACTTTCTGAACCCAGCTGAACTTTTGGCTTTTTTCAAGTCTTCCATCCTGTCCCAGGATTTAAGTAAGCTACCTACCTGCTATGGGCACACTGTTGACTGGCACCCAGGTCATGGTACCCTTCTTGCGTTTTTGAACGATGTATCCCACGATTCGGGAGCTGCCAGTTCTACGAGGTGTTTTCCAGGATATTGTGATGGTGTCTTTGCTGACACTGATGATCTCAGGGGGGTCTGGGGCACCAGGTGTAGCTGGAAAGAGAACAGCATTTCATTATTAGCAGATACACTTGCAAAATAAGGAAGTGTTCTCAGtcatttcttcttccaagtTTCCCCAATGTATTTGTATGAACATGCTTTGAAAACATGACTAAGACCTGAAGTTGTGTATGCTGTTCCCTACAGAACATCCAAAATGCAGTGAGTTTCCTTTCATGCCAGCTTTGATAATCAATTTCCCATAGGGTTGTAGAACACAGTTACAAAAAGTTATTCCTTACCTTTACTGGCAGCCTTTACTTCCTCTGATTCCAGTGCATCGCTGGTTCCCTCTGCATTCACAGCCCTCACCCTGAAGTAGTAGCTCATGTCTCGTTCTACTTTGTTGGTAGTGAAAGTAGTACAGCTCCTGGGGGTTTCCCCAAGAGCCACCCAGTCGCTCTTGCCTACCTCCTGCCTCTCAACGATATAGCTTTGCACTGGTTTGCCCCCATCATCCTTTGGGGATTTCCACTGAATCGTGATTTCATTTGCCGAGCTTTCTACAATTTTCATGGGTCCTGCAGGTGGCTGTGGCTTGTCTGAAAGGAAGAACACAAGCGAGTTAGCTCCAGATCCAAATGCATTCCTGGGTTTGGAGCAGACACTGTTTCTTGCTCACCAGCTGGGACACTCAGTTTCTGATGGTACATATGGCTAGTTGCAGAATGAGGGCCAAGCCCTGAACTGCCTCTTCAAACATCCACTCCTCTCACTTTTCATAAGGGTGTAGGAAGCTATGCACTTGCTCCACGAGTGATTGTTCCCATACAAATTGTACCAAGACAGCTCGCTTATAAAGTATTCAAAAGTCAACTGATGAGGCtgtccaaaaccaaacaagatTTGTGGCATCTTGTATTAAGGGGTAAGAAACACGTCAACAACTTTTGCTTGTATCTTAATTTACTGGAAAATTACATAGCCTTGTTCATCTTGGAATAGCCAGTAGTCCTAAATAAGGTTGTGACGAGTGTTACTGGTTCCGCTTCCTAACCCTTACAATAAAAGCCACTGTAGATGTTATGGGGTCTTACCTGTTACCTCAACCTTTAGGTCGATATCTAAGATGCCACTGTCGTTCTTCAGCCTGACTTTGTAATCCCCACGGTCCTTTCTCTCAGTGTTGGAGATGGACAGCATAGTATAGGTGTCTGTTTTATCAACACGAATCCTTGAGTCATCTGCTAGCTCCATTTTGTCCTTTAGCCATGTTGCTCTGACTGGCAGCCGGCCTTCAAAAGGGATCTTGatctgtattttctcccctgcCTTGGCCACAGTAGGAACACTTGTTAAGTTTTTCAGGAGAACTTTGTCAACCTGTGGAGGATCTAAGCAGATAATACAAAGTCATTAAAAACCACAGTCCAAAGAGGATAAGGCCAACCTCGGAGCGGAGAGCTTCTCTACGTTCATTGTTGCTGTATATTTCAAGCATATATTccacaatatatttatttggttCTTTAGGGACTTATCCAACCTGAAAAAGTGAAGTTCGTGATTCTGCAAACTAATTGACCTTCACATTTATTGTTACCAGCAGCActtcacacacatgcatgcaacTTTGCTACAGGTAATTTGCACAAAGTATTCATGATATCATACTGTCCTTTTCACTATAGCAAGTTTTGCGTAGGCAACGTATTAcacacaagaatgaagattccTTTTTGATAAAGTCATATGTGTGCACCCACAATCTTTGAGTTAGTAGTAGAAGCTAGTCATAAAGGCTCCCTAGTTAAATTTTTATGCACCAACaagtaacaaaaacatttcccatATTGATGGGTATTATAATAAAGTCTCAATAACCAACTATAGGTCCTGAGGGAATGTATTGCATCACTCACCTTCAACAAAAATTGAAGCTTCAGTTTTTATATCTCCAGCTTCAAACCTGTATTTCCCAGCATGAATATCTTCCACTTTGCTAAAAATTAGTTTGTGGACTAGACCTTGCTTTTCAAATAAGACACCATCCATGCTTGTTAACTACAAGATAAAACACAGGGACCCATgcttaataaaaaaacaagaagacaaTCCAAACAGGCAAGAATTTGAAGTGTAATCGAAACGATTTATGAATGTCACGTGAGTTTAATTACAGTAACATTCTGGGACTATTTATCTGGTAACTAATTCACCACCATATTCCCCACAAAGGCTTGAATCAAagaccattaaaataaatggtaatTCTAATTTGACCTCTGATCTTAAAACGTTATCTCCGAACCTTCACTTCCTATTCTTAATGCTGACACTTTAGCCCAGGCTCAAGGATGACACCTTGGAAATCCTACAGTATCATATGGATCCCACAATTTGAACTAGTCTGTTATGATCTTTTGGGATATGGAATGTGATGTCTATCCTTGATTTTAAGCACTAATTTGAAAGAGGACTTTTGGCGTTATACCTGCCTGAAGATCATTTGAAgatcctttttattattattattatttttttcatatttttctcatgcacaaaagaaaagaaaaaggatttgaTTTCAAGTAAAAGACCCATGTCATCTTCCATGGAAAGGAATAGAAAACACAAAGCGTCCTGTTGTCAGCAAGAATGGACATATCTTCCAGCAGGAAGGCAAAGAAATCTCAGTCAGTTTCTAACAGGAATTTTAGCTTAAGCTCCTGCAGAAGTCTTCTAGGGCCATGCTGAGACCATAGTAAGACTGGCAGAGGGAAAGACACCTCAGCATGATACTCAATAAGAGGCAGAGccagagagcagagcactgTTAGCCAAAGAAAAAAGTAGCTACAGGACACCGACCTTTAATCCATCTTTAAACCAGGTTCCTGTCACATCTTCTTTATTGACAGCACAAGACAGCTCAGCTGGCTCCCCTTTCTGGACTCGGACATCAATTAGCTGCTTGTTGACATGACAGCGTGGTGCTAAAtgtccagaaaagaaaatgttgaaaagatGCTAATTCTGTCTTACACTGACAGAGAATAATGTAcacaaaaatacacatgcatGTGAGGAGAagagagcttttaaaatacGCATAACTGTATCATGACGggcttttaatttaattttattttttaaaccatgaCACTGTGAGCCCGCTAGCATAAACTCATGGCATTGAAGGGACATGCCAGCTGGCCTGCATGCAATATAGTCCCTACATCAACCTAATCAACAATGGATTAATCACAAATCACATTATCCACTACATATTTGCTATTTGAAGTCTATGCTAATTGTCTTGTCTCCCTCTACagccagtggggaaaaaaaaaaaaaaaaaaaaaaaggctcctcTGGAACATGTACAATGTCCTCCTtaactgttcttttcctttgtattgACCAGCCACAGGGCTGCCTAAACGGTCCCCCAGAACAGCCCCAGACACCCCCTGCATTCAActttcccttccccagttcATCCTTGTTAACGTCCTCATCTCCTCTCTAACAAACATCCCAATTCTATTCACTCTTTCCTAATCGACTCCCAGTTTTGCAGGTTTTACTTCcttatttgtatttatgttaTGGTGCCCTTGATAAATTCTATCTTGGTCAGCAGGGCCACAAGGCAAGTACTCCCTTTCATCACATATatgaaatttctcatttttacagtttttgaCATTGCTATCTTGATAGTGCAGCCACTGGTAAGATTTAAATGGCTGCATATACATTATTCTTTCAATAAATGTAACTCGTTATTTCTAAAGTTACAAGAGAAAACGAGTTCTTTAGATTGTATTAGATTATGTGCACACACAGCCTAGTTAGGTACAGAGTAGTTCCCAGGTCTCACAGAAACCAAATCTTTGCAAAAGATGTATGTatgaatgaaaaagagaaacagtatGGTTTAAATTGGAGCAATGTCAAAGAAACAAAGCCCTATTCTTTGAAACTATATGGGAAATAATGGTTGTGAACTCAAGTCTCTTCCATTTGgatttgaataatttatttgaatgaatgaatgataCCTGTATTTAGATATCATACCACAATTATATCTATCCATATACGCTGCATTGAAAACTGTACAGTTAGACCAGTACCCAAACAAGCCAGCTCTATAGACATTATTCTGTTGTCAGTTCACAATTAGCAAAATCATACCCTCTGTCCAAGAGCGTTtaccaaacacttcttgaactccagcaggctcggtgaCATGAGcgtgtccctggggagcctgtccctgtgcccaaccacctctgggtgcagaacctctCCCTAACCCCcaccctgaccctcccctgtcccagctccatgccatcccctcgggtcctgtcgctgtccccagagagcagagctcagcgcctgccccccTGCTaccctcgtgagggagctgcaggccgccatgaggcctcccctcggcctgctctgctctgggtcGAACAAACCAAGgcacctcagccgctcctcacacaTCTTCCCctcaggcccttcaccatcttgtAGCCCCCCTTTGGGCACTCTGTAGTAGCTTTAAGTTCTTCTGatattgtggcacccaaaactgcatgcagtactcgaggtgaggctgtgccagcacacagcagagcaggacaatcccttccctcgaccggctggcagcactgtgcctgatgcaccccaggacacagTTGTCCCTTCTGTCTGCCAGGACACACTGATGGGTCACGTTCAACTTGCTGCtgaccagaacccccagatccctgtctgtggggctgctctccagcctgtcgTCCCCCAGTCTGTGTAAAACCCAGGTTGCTCCAACCCAcgtgcagaatccagcacttgctcttgttagTAACAAAACACAAGGATCAGCGATACAAAAGTAATCAATTAAACACATACCTCTCAGATCATCTAGGCGATAATGTCTTCTTTTCTCTGTACTTTCCGTATTCTTCAagaaatcatttgttttaatatccaGGCTGGGTAGCTGTTTTCTCTGGTTTATTGAGGAGGGTCCACCATAAAGATCTGATGTCTGATCATAACCTGGTGAACCTTGACCGAAAACACCTGGCTTCCTCCCATCACCCATTCTGTTATGAGATttgccccctgcccctccaaCAGCCAAATCTGTGCCATAACGGGAACCTAACTGTCCTAAATCTCTGTCCTCACCCCTACTATCCCTTTGACCTGATTCTTTGTCCTGGGATGAGCCTCTGTGGCCTGGTCCTCTGAAATCAGCAGCAGTTCTCTTTCCAGCTTCACCTCGTGCAGATTTGCCAGGACGTGAATCAGGCCCGTATTCCCCACCCATTCCAACAGCTCCTGCCATACCTTCTGTACCCCAGGCTGAATGCAAGtccctcccagcacctcccaaCCTGCCAACACCACCGGCTCCAGCCCTGGCTCCAGCTGACCCCCCATCCTTTCCATATGCAGACCCAGCACCTTGTATGGCAGAGCCACCAACACCCCTACCTTCTGAGGATAAGCCcgctcctcctgctccacctcCATATCCTTGAACACTGCTCAGCCCAGCATCCTGACCAGCTAAACCTGAACCACCAACACCAGCCCCAGCCGGGAGACCATCCTTTCCATAGGGAGATCCAGCACCACCAAAACCAcctccaccagcaccaccaaCACCAGCCCCAGTTCCCATTCCCACTGGAAGGCCATCTTTTCCATATGGAGATCCAACACCTCCCAAACCAcctgcaccagcaccaccaACACCAGTCCCAGCTGGGAGACCATCCTTTCCATAGGGAGAACCAATGCCTGCTGCACCACCTGCACCAGCACCACCCACTCCAGCAGGGAGACCATCCTTTCCATAGGGAGATCCAACACCTCCCAAACCATctgcaccagcaccaccagcgtCAGCCCCAGATGGGAGACCATCCTTTCCATAGGGAGACCCAACACCTCCCAAGCCAcctgcaccagcaccaccagcgccagctccagcagggagaCCATCCTTTCCATAGGGAGATCCAACATCTCCCAAGCCAcctgcaccagcaccaccagcgccagccccagctccagcagggagaCCATCCTTTCCATAGGGAGACCCAACACCTCCCAGACCAGctgcaccagcaccaccagtgccagccccagctccagcagggagaCCTTCCTTTCCATAGGGAGACCCAACACCTCCTAAACCAcctgcaccagcaccaccagcaccagtCCCAGCTGGAAGGCCATCCTTTCCATAGGGAGAACCAATACCTGCTGCACTACCTCCACCAGCACCACCCACTCCAGCTGGGAGACCATCCTTTCCATAGGGAGAACCAACACCTCCCAGACCACCTacaccagctccagctgggagaCCATCCTTTCCATAGGGAGAAGCATCACTTGCTGTACCAcctgcaccagcaccaccagccccaggTCCCATTCCCACTGGAAGGCCATCCTTTCCATAGGGAGAACCAACACCTCCCAAACCACCTGCACCAGCTCCACCAACACCagtcccagctccagctgggaggCCATCCTTTCCATAGGGTGATCCAGCACCTCCAAAACCGCCTACACCAGCACCACCAACACCAGCCCCAGCTGGAAGACCATCCTTTCCATAGGGAGAACCAACTCCCCCTGCACCAGCTAAACCTGAACCACCAACACCAGCCCCAGCCGGGAGACCATCTTTTCCATAGGGAGATCCAGCACCACCAAGACCACCTACACCGGCCCCACCATCACCAGCCCCAGTTCCCATTCCCACTGGAAGGCCATCTTTTCCATAGGGAGAGCCAGTTCCTCCTGCACCACCTATACCAACCCCAGCTGGGAGACCATCCTTTCCATAGGGAGACCCTACACCACCAAAGCCATCCACACCTGTACCACTGGCACCAGGTCCCATTTCCACTGGAAGGCCATCTTTTCCATAAGGAGAGCTAATTcctcctgcaccagctgcaCCAACACCAGCCCCAGCTAGGTGACTATCCTTTCCATAGGGAGATCCTACACCACCAAAGTCATCTACACCTGTACCACCAGCCCCAGTTCCCATTCCCATTGGAAGGCTGTCTTTTCCATAGGGAGAGCCAACACCTCCAAAACCACCtacaccagcaccaccagccccagctccatcTGGGAGACCATCCTTTTGATAGGGTGATCCCATTTGTCTTCCGGCTCCATCAGCTCTACCCCAatttccagctccagccccaggtTCACCTGATTGTCCATGTTTACCGTAAAACCCTCCCATTTTACCTGCAGTAGCATTATCAACATCTGCCCCAAGTGGCAGACCATCTGGACCATAGAGTACGCCCATTTCTCCTGCAGAACCATCACCTGCACCACTTCTAGCCCCATCTCCAGCTGGGAGACCATCTGGGCCATACAGCAAGCCAGATCTTCCTGCCTGACCTACATGACCACCAGCATCAACTGTTAAGCCATCCTTGCCATACGGAGCCCCtacttctccttctctttttatatCGACTCCATTCACACCAGCCACAGTAGGCAGACCATCCTTGCTATAGGGGGATCTTATTCCTCCTGCAGTCTCAGTACCTGCAGCATTCTTACCAGATCTAGTCCTACCTAGCATATCATCCTTGCCATACAGGGAATGCTTGTCTCCCACTCTGCTGGAATCAGGATCAAGTCCATCTAACACAGAACTTCCATCAGTAGCACCTAATCTCTTGATACCACCAAAGCCAGCTCTAGAACTATTATCACCTACTTTATCATTTTTGTCATGCCAAGAGTCCATACCTTCTGCATCATCCATGTCAACATCAACTGCATCCGACATGCCCTCATCTCTGCCATCCACAGAACACCATTCaactgctcctcctgctctaTCATCAGTATTTGCTTTACCTGTCATAGAATCCTGGCTGTGTACAGGCCTTAAACCTTTCTTCCCTCCTAAAATTTTTAGTCTAATGTTACTATCATCATCTGTCATTGATTCCCCATCTCTCTCTGCTCCAGAATACTGCCCGGGCCCCATTGTTCCATCTCTGTAGGTTTTGCGTAGCCCCTCTTTTCCCAGAAATATACGTCCTTCTTCATCAACATTAGTAGAGTAGCCTTGACTGCCTTCTTGGCCATTTCTGTACCAGTTATCTTTTTCCATGCCAGCATGCATAAGATGATCTTTATCACTAAGATGTTCTCCGTGTTTAGGTTTCTTAGCTTTATCTGTCAATCTTTCTTTCCGCCAGccagatttctctttttcacctCCTTCATCctgtctcttttttcctttgggatcTGTATATATGGTTtgattgaaggaaaaaaaaatacagcaaaagagagaaaacaacaaacaatcAACACCATGTACTGCATcaacaaagaaaattcattaGCATGTTATCATTTCTAAGACACTGAAACATAACACATTTAAATGAACTTAAATTCAGttaaaaccctttttttttcattgctgtacTAAGACATAACCTTACATTTCTTAGTTAAGACAACaattatttttagctgaaaCATGCTtgttaacaaacaaaaaaaaagaaaaaaaaaaagaagaaatgggagATCAGGGCAAACCCAGCATGATAGATCCAACTTAGAGGGGCTTAAGTGGTATCTGGGACTCTTTGGTTCCTTTTACCTTCTCCCTCCAGCCCTGAAGAAGTTGCAGAATATCCCCCACCCAGAGTGGTCATCAGTTCCCACCCTTCAATTAGAATCTCATGGCTACTGTGGCAGCTTGCACATTTGGCATTTCGGCACTTGAGAGATCTCCAAGCCGAAGACTAAAGATTCTGGTTCTGTGAACAGCTTTGTATTAAACTCATAATTCAGACTTTTCTGAGACAAAAAGTGGAGCTAGAAGGTCATGgactgtgtttgttttcacccTAGATATAATTTCTGTAGATTGCTGACAGGTCAATGAAGTCACCAGGCAGTTGCTTTTTATCTCATACTCAGCAACCTGTTTCTGATGGGTTACCAAAAAAGGTCTCTATGAAAGGCaccagcttttgctgcagcaggaactcaaaaccaaaacaactgCACTtgagaataaaagaatataaGCCAGCTAACTATTAATCTGAATCATAGTGAAGATTGAATCATACAATATCAAAGTTGGAtgggacccacaaggatcatcaagctCAACTtctgggtccccaaaggaccacattaaaaaaaaaaaaatcacgtgtcttcttgaactctgtcaggcttggtgccatgaccatgtccctggggagcctgttccagtgcctgaccaccctcagGTGATGgaccttttcctgatatccagcctgaatcTGCTTCCACTGGAAGGCATATTTCCCATCTTCCTCTGACCTTCTTCTAACCTGTTTAACCCCTACTTTGGAAAGAAAGTACCATCTAGCAAGATGCCCTTGAAATTCCCTTGATTGTATGTATGCTGCATCATTAAAAACACATGGTAGGATATGGAGTATTTTTAGGTAACTGATGGAGAATATACTACTTGATAGTAAATGGACAGGAAATAAACCAATAGAGTTTGtcttaactaaaaaaaaagtctaatctgaagagaaaataaggtCTAAACGGACCCTCATTTCTACAAATTCAATTTAGGAAGTAGAAGCTCCACAGTTTGTTTCTCAGTGAGCATTAAGGCAGGGaaaggattattattttattaacatgcTTCAAGCCAACACCATGGGAAAAATACAGTGTCACTTACACTCTACAAGAAGATAGGCATTTGAGGAGCAGAGTCCAGTGTCGAGTGTGTACATTCCGTTGTCAGAGGCCTCAACATCCTTGATAACAAGCTGATGGGTCAGACCGTCTGGGGTTACGGAGATCTGGTGCTTCTCACTTGCCTCAAGGGGGTGGGTTTTATGTAGCCACACAGCATCATAGCAAGGACTGCGTAGGATACACTCAAAGACAGCATTTCCCTCCTCAGGACAATGCACATCACAGAGAGGCTGCTGAAATCTCACAGGGATGgctggaatg
This genomic window contains:
- the IGFN1 gene encoding immunoglobulin-like and fibronectin type III domain-containing protein 1 isoform X50, whose translation is MTSHRTVKSYKKSSVPGVNIAQFVDKIPEGCSTPDFERKPVTLTLQEGKNAIFRAVVKGVPTPEVEWRRAKGEMDNPDKYEIFFNEVTKEYILKINKLTADDTDVYRCFAVNEYGEATCSAGLRIIQVGFKRKAQHVPAQSADELKKKLQDLRKLLRKRAPVPKQKTLDKEAIFQLLLHADKRDYEKICIKYGISDFRGMLRKLQEMRRDAESEQGELIHSIKNMEHIKINKDGTATFSLEMDLKNSNSKIYLLKDGERLRYGTGDEYRKHYLRRIGKKYNFIVNDVQPEDAGLYQVRVEDVPVFSTELDAESIPVRFQQPLCDVHCPEEGNAVFECILRSPCYDAVWLHKTHPLEASEKHQISVTPDGLTHQLVIKDVEASDNGMYTLDTGLCSSNAYLLVEYPKGKKRQDEGGEKEKSGWRKERLTDKAKKPKHGEHLSDKDHLMHAGMEKDNWYRNGQEGSQGYSTNVDEEGRIFLGKEGLRKTYRDGTMGPGQYSGAERDGESMTDDDSNIRLKILGGKKGLRPVHSQDSMTGKANTDDRAGGAVEWCSVDGRDEGMSDAVDVDMDDAEGMDSWHDKNDKVGDNSSRAGFGGIKRLGATDGSSVLDGLDPDSSRVGDKHSLYGKDDMLGRTRSGKNAAGTETAGGIRSPYSKDGLPTVAGVNGVDIKREGEVGAPYGKDGLTVDAGGHVGQAGRSGLLYGPDGLPAGDGARSGAGDGSAGEMGVLYGPDGLPLGADVDNATAGKMGGFYGKHGQSGEPGAGAGNWGRADGAGRQMGSPYQKDGLPDGAGAGGAGVGGFGGVGSPYGKDSHLAGAGVGAAGAGGISSPYGKDGLPVEMGPGASGTGVDGFGGVGSPYGKDGLPAGVGIGGAGGTGSPYGKDGLPVGMGTGAGDGGAGVGGLGGAGSPYGKDGLPAGAGVGGSGLAGAGGVGSPYGKDGLPAGAGVGGAGAGAGGLGGVGSPYGKDGLPSGAGTGVGGAGAGGLGGVGSPYGKDGLPVGMGTGAGVGGAGGGGFGGAGSPYGKDGLPAGAGVGGSGLAGQDAGLSSVQGYGGGAGGAGLSSEGRGVGGSAIQGAGSAYGKDGGSAGARAGAGGVGRLGGAGRDLHSAWGTEGMAGAVGMGGEYGPDSRPGKSARGEAGKRTAADFRGPGHRGSSQDKESGQRDSRGEDRDLGQLGSRYGTDLAVGGAGGKSHNRMGDGRKPGVFGQGSPGYDQTSDLYGGPSSINQRKQLPSLDIKTNDFLKNTESTEKRRHYRLDDLRAPRCHVNKQLIDVRVQKGEPAELSCAVNKEDVTGTWFKDGLKLTSMDGVLFEKQGLVHKLIFSKVEDIHAGKYRFEAGDIKTEASIFVEDPPQVDKVLLKNLTSVPTVAKAGEKIQIKIPFEGRLPVRATWLKDKMELADDSRIRVDKTDTYTMLSISNTERKDRGDYKVRLKNDSGILDIDLKVEVTDKPQPPAGPMKIVESSANEITIQWKSPKDDGGKPVQSYIVERQEVGKSDWVALGETPRSCTTFTTNKVERDMSYYFRVRAVNAEGTSDALESEEVKAASKATPGAPDPPEIISVSKDTITISWKTPRRTGSSRIVGYIVQKRKKGTMTWVPVNSVPIADKKLKMTDLKKGLQYEFCVAAVNASGVGDISAPSQPVFARDSTKPPGQVRDLAVTSSDSTSVTLTWKRPEAKDGNDVKGYDVEIRSSNNLDWTKCNVLPIETTTYTVKGLQNRELYFLRVRALNDCGPGEAAELEAFIEADSSVVSPRFLIDDTVKNFLIIKAGNTIRVDIPFEASPDPEVTWLKDGLLLSNRATISTKDGTSQLLIKAAELTDSGTYTIELKNGSGKRETFSFQVQVTDIPQNPGPILLQENVPNAVTVIWEPSASEKWERNLYYTVLKRESQKGVWHVVGDLIYTNKFTYTTVIPGRDYYFRVVAKNELGSSGPSETVQPWRIKKTKAEVHVRPQKYRGVNQNQPPRFLVPLKPHVVTTGSECRMSCAVAGHPPPKITWYKDSRDLSSDPAYFGTNDFGVCSLVIQGVSKADEGEYMVEAANELGRVYSRAFLAIKDSSL